One Onthophagus taurus isolate NC chromosome 11, IU_Otau_3.0, whole genome shotgun sequence genomic window carries:
- the LOC111418022 gene encoding uncharacterized protein, translating into MSTCASCNKKIVSDFAECFECKQKYHFECSINEVVYRKKLNSKQPWKCGSCACRRTIKASEADDTEGATTLSSVKSELLAEIKRLVKPLSESISELKRDVTDLRNFVQHVSDNYDNILTELKSFKSQLSTVTHNCEGLSRQLVEKNGEILNLSTQLNQMEQYVRNKNLIISGIPLMQNENCKDIVMKVAAQLNVVLDPDEVDVAHRLKTNKNTTPLIIAQFTRRSSRDALLAKKKLVVTNAFYPGLKISESIFLNEHLTPLNNKLLMLAKKTARVNGFKFVWFRNKVMVRKDENSPALSIDTEQDLLKKVGQSSI; encoded by the coding sequence ATGTCGACGTGTGCATcgtgtaacaaaaaaattgtatcggATTTTGCGGAATGTTTTGAGtgtaaacaaaaatatcaCTTTGAATGTTCAATTAATGAAGTAGTATAccgcaaaaaattaaattcgaaaCAACCGTGGAAATGTGGAAGCTGTGCATGTCGTCGTACTATTAAAGCTAGTGAAGCGGACGACACCGAGGGGGCTACTACATTGTCCTCAGTAAAATCTGAATTATTGGCAGAAATTAAAAGGTTGGTGAAACCATTGAGTGAATCTATATCGGAACTCAAAAGAGATGTAACTGACCTCAGAAATTTCGTTCAACATGTATCTGATAActatgataatattttaactgAGTTGAAGAGCTTTAAAAGTCAATTATCTACCGTTACGCATAACTGCGAGGGGTTAAGTCGACAACTTGTTGAGAAAAATGgggaaatattaaatttgtctACCCAGCTTAATCAGATGGAGCAATAtgttcgaaataaaaatttgattattagtGGAATTCCATTAAtgcaaaatgaaaattgtaaagaCATTGTGATGAAGGTTGCTGCCCAACTAAATGTTGTTTTGGATCCGGACGAAGTTGATGTTGCACATCGTTTGAAAACTAACAAAAATACTACGCCCCTTATTATAGCCCAATTTACTAGAAGATCATCTAGGGATGCGTTACTTGCTAAAAAGAAACTAGTCGTGACTAATGCTTTCTACCCAGGCCTGAAAATTAGTGAGTCtatttttctaaatgaacATCTTACACCACTAAACAACAAGCTGCTAATGCTGGCCAAGAAAACAGCGCGTGTCAATGGCTTCAAGTTTGTATGGTTCAGGAATAAAGTTATGGTCAGGAAGGATGAAAATTCTCCAGCGCTTTCAATTGATACTGAACAGGACCTCTTGAAAAAGGTCGGTCAGTCCTCAATTTGA
- the LOC139431836 gene encoding uncharacterized protein, which produces MKIKLKDEIWVNIARELKLNNGEEAKDAWTKLRNCHRDALRRQKNGQPKSGAGGGKSVKLWKYQKQMEFLLAHMQNRSRETNVTEDKFDNEQTEEEEVEIENTEEKGENDEDQAEVHRTLTTAPKPKRKKGCDVADLIKASLARQEHRSMERDMHRKRRVEIEKNDELYHFFMSMYETTKRFPIHLQHLVKSKIFGIVSASEAENLNLPFSPCALSQPQPVESLPSTVPTPQTSSSTQFSFESFDYPSTEITPRSTIRQETSDLHDNVSEQVFCLL; this is translated from the exons atgaaaattaaacttaaagatgaaatttGGGTAAATATTGCAAgagaattaaaactaaacaatG GTGAAGAAGCGAAAGATGCTTGGACAAAATTACGTAATTGTCACCGTGACGCCTTAAGAAGGCAGAAGAACGGACAACCGAAAAGCGGTGCTGGAGGAGGTAAAAGTGTCAAACTAtggaaatatcaaaaacagATGGAATTTTTGTTGGCGCACATGCAAAATAGATCACGAGAAACCAATGTAACAGaagataaatttgataatgaaCAGactgaagaagaagaagttgaaATTGAAAACACAGAAGAAAAAGGAGAGAATGACGAGGACCAAGCAGAAGTGCACAGAACGCTCACAACTGCACCTAAACCTAAACGAAAAAAAGGCTGTGATGttgctgatttaattaaagcttCTTTAGCACGTCAAGAGCATCGAAGTATGGAAAGGGATATGCATAGAAAGCGAAGAGttgaaatcgaaaaaaatgaCGAACTGTACCATTTTTTTATGAGTATGTACGAAACAACCAAGCGATTCCCAATTCATTTACAACATCTTgtaaaaagcaaaatatttgGTATTGTATCTGCCTCTgaagcagaaaatttaaatttaccatttAGTCCTTGTGCGTTATCCCAACCTCAACCCGTCGAATCCTTACCCTCTACAGTACCCACACCACAAACTTCATCTTCAACTCAATTTTCCTTTGAATCCTTTGACTATCCTTCAACTGAAATTACACCTAGATCAACAATTCGACAAGAAACCTCCGATTTACATGATAATGTCTCAGAacaagttttttgtttattatag